Part of the Echeneis naucrates chromosome 18, fEcheNa1.1, whole genome shotgun sequence genome is shown below.
gtGTCATCTGCCTCTGCATCTCCATTCACCACGGCTGAATGAGAACTAGCTAATGGTGCTTTGAAAGGACTGGTGCTGCCCGGGTCAGCTTGAGTCTCCTCCTCAAAGTACATGGAGCTGTTCATGGGGCTACCATCAGCTAGGGTGTTGTTTCCCAGATGCAGGGGGTCTCCAGCTCCCGCTGACATGGGATTACGGGTCAGGGGTGGGCTAACACTGGATGTTGAACCCTCAGATTCCTCAGTCTTCACAGAGGTAACATCAGAAGCTGTAGATTGCTTAGACATGGACCCTGAGTTGAGCAGATCATTTGGAGACTTTGAGCCTATCGTTAAGGCCAAGGGAAGGAGTTGTTGGGCTTTAGATGGGGAGCTGATGGAGTCACTCTCACTATCATCAAAGACAGTGCTTTCTGTTGCTGTGCCATCTTCAGGTGACATGTCCTCATCAGGTGGTATTTGCCCTCCTAAGTGCAAGCGGATATGGTGTTGAAGAACCAAAGCATTGGTGAATTTACGCGGGCACAGCGGACAAGAGTTGAGTGCACGGGAATTTGGCGGTCTTGCCCGGTGAGTGGCCAAGTGGGCCCTAAGGCTACCCTTTGTAGAGAAAGAGCGGCCACACAGTTTACATGGGAATGGACGCTCTCCAAGATGTGTGGCTTGGTGCAAACGCAGAGCTCTAGGGCAGCTGAGGACACGCAAGCAGACACCACACTGGTTAGCAGCTTGGGCAGTAGGCAAAGAAGGAGATGTTGTGGTAGTTGTAGTGCCCAAACCAGAAACTCCCTGGCTAGTCACAAGTCCTGCAGCATTAGCACTTGGGCTCAGGCCAAGTGCAGCCAACATTTCCCTGCGATAGGCACTGGAGGTGGTAGTCAAGTCATGGCCATGTGTATCCCCATTGGCTTCAGTAGGTGTTtgtgaggaggtggagggagaggaggcagaggaagaggaagaagcacCTCCCTGAGGTTGTTTTTCAAGCTTCTGGACCAGCCGTTGCAACTTGGAGGTGTCGGATGTCTGGGTAGAGGTGGtaggagaggatgaggagggagatGAGGTGGATGGTTTAGGGAAAGGTGGAAAGGGGAAGGGTAGCTGATGAGGAGAAGTGAGGTGGGAGGTGGATGGGTGGCCTGGGGGCCGTAGAAGTGCAAGGTGATGAGGGGAGGTACCTCCAGGGAAGAGAATCTTGGGGAGGTGGGCCAGTTGGGAGTACGGAGAGGTTGCATGGAGAGTAGAGTGTGGAGGTGTGTTCTCATCGAAACGCTGCTGCTTTGCTCCTTTAAACTGAGTTCCCATGGAcgaggaagatgaggatgaagaagaaggcAGCACAGTGCTTGATGcactggcagcagctgctgctgaggctcTGTTTAGCTGTAGCAGTGAATGAGCTGTGGACAGCAGCGCCATGTCCACTGAGGGGggcagaggtagagaggaaGGTGAGGGCCTTGCTGACGCACCTGACAGGAAACCTAAAGCCATGTTTTCTGTCATTCCAGGAATGCTTCCTTTCACTCCACTATATGGCTCGTCATCATCAGCCCGCCGTTTACGCCTTCTCTGGATGGCACCAGTGGCAGAGCCACTCTGTGATTGCTCAGACAGTGCTGGGGGCAACAGGGATAGCGAAAGCTCTGGGTTTTGCTCTCTGTGTCGCAGGAAATGAGCTTTGAGGTTCCCTCTGGTTGTAAAACGGCTCAAGCAGACTGGACATTGGTAGGGCCTTTCACCTGTATGTGACCTCAGATGGATCTGGAGAGACGAATCACTACTCAATACTTTCCCACAAAAACGGCAAACATGCTGAGGACGTCCTGATGAAGAAGCAGAGGCAAGAGAAGAACTCGGTTGGTTGTCCTGGGAGTGGCTGATGGCAGGAAGGGAAGGCGTAGCGAAGCCAACACCGTTGCTGTGGCCAAATGAGGTGGTGTTAGATGATTTCTCATGGAGGTAACGTGGTGGTAGACCCAGTGACAACGACAGTGGGTGTAGAGAGGCAACAGAGGAGCTGATAGTGGAAGaaagtgaggaagaagaagaggaagaggtagAGGAGGATGCTGCTCTGCTACCATTAGCATGTGAGGAGCCTGATTTGGAGTTGGCTGGCTGGGGGAAGAGGGAAGACGGAAGGCCAGTCAAAAGTGATGAGGCTGTGGTCACGGGAGTGGCAGATGAAGGGTGTGTTGGTGATGAAGATGCTGCCCCCACAGACTTCAGGTTGCTGTCTGCGCCGCTGGTCTGTGCATCATTATCTTGGCCAAAAACTGCACCTCCAAGCCTTAAAACATGCCTGCAGATCTCTTCTGTTATCTGCATCTGGTGGATTTGCCTCTGCTGTAAAACTTTCAGCTCCTCTAGGAGTACTGCTAGAGTTGGAGGAACCTGCATCTGTCCTTGCTGCCCTGGAGAGCTGGAGGGCTGCTGCTGACCTGGAC
Proteins encoded:
- the si:ch211-212k18.5 gene encoding sal-like protein 4; amino-acid sequence: MSRRKQKRPQHLVNSDPGGPKLLSHDDHLSMKSPSTSLGSELTSSGSSSSSPTSLQDCQPPLAPRPSPGGLHAPSLPSESSPPPHWPSHIAPFTTSLPNTHSSLSPDFPHPSLSSQTHSPPPLGQTSGSHSLAHQGNSHSTMTSPPMGNSATTTTTSSSSSSIASQCAPPHRDSSSPGQQQPSSSPGQQGQMQVPPTLAVLLEELKVLQQRQIHQMQITEEICRHVLRLGGAVFGQDNDAQTSGADSNLKSVGAASSSPTHPSSATPVTTASSLLTGLPSSLFPQPANSKSGSSHANGSRAASSSTSSSSSSSLSSTISSSVASLHPLSLSLGLPPRYLHEKSSNTTSFGHSNGVGFATPSLPAISHSQDNQPSSSLASASSSGRPQHVCRFCGKVLSSDSSLQIHLRSHTGERPYQCPVCLSRFTTRGNLKAHFLRHREQNPELSLSLLPPALSEQSQSGSATGAIQRRRKRRADDDEPYSGVKGSIPGMTENMALGFLSGASARPSPSSLPLPPSVDMALLSTAHSLLQLNRASAAAAASASSTVLPSSSSSSSSSMGTQFKGAKQQRFDENTPPHSTLHATSPYSQLAHLPKILFPGGTSPHHLALLRPPGHPSTSHLTSPHQLPFPFPPFPKPSTSSPSSSSPTTSTQTSDTSKLQRLVQKLEKQPQGGASSSSSASSPSTSSQTPTEANGDTHGHDLTTTSSAYRREMLAALGLSPSANAAGLVTSQGVSGLGTTTTTTSPSLPTAQAANQCGVCLRVLSCPRALRLHQATHLGERPFPCKLCGRSFSTKGSLRAHLATHRARPPNSRALNSCPLCPRKFTNALVLQHHIRLHLGGQIPPDEDMSPEDGTATESTVFDDSESDSISSPSKAQQLLPLALTIGSKSPNDLLNSGSMSKQSTASDVTSVKTEESEGSTSSVSPPLTRNPMSAGAGDPLHLGNNTLADGSPMNSSMYFEEETQADPGSTSPFKAPLASSHSAVVNGDAEADDTPLSLCVSKPRPENDTLHQGINNDDTGTTAKPTTSPNSNSKPPSENPLPGLTPPASPKANPKAEEACGDVSQGHQERDAAQSSGKGETTTPKEPLPALNPELAKDTPMEEGYAVPEKPAEDPEPSVPAPAPQSQLPRPDKPYSCSHCGKAYASRSGLKGHMKTHPGALTSTPSKAQTNDNDIAEDRSSHSANKTPTKQDDKPGLAKSPEKGDSTDPLPISVGPDVAGEPMDTAV